The following coding sequences are from one bacterium SCSIO 12741 window:
- a CDS encoding T9SS type A sorting domain-containing protein, giving the protein MHRVSLLVLALIWISQSAYSQRYKEMMNDPQVNFYDVVKEADAWFATHDKGKGSGWKGYQRWKNSEEGHYYPSGDRSTVSPYFVENAYRSFLNKYENTASRNAYDYLWDDLGPYNANTVTSHYSQGIGRVESFYVDPANSQKLFLGSRSGGFWRSTDGGQNWEVTTDTLVASGVNSICVSPTHKDSVWINVRNAKNNTTHGIYLSTDGGMSWKQTPFNPQNLGFGGMGSSVQVYFVALSPHDPQLMLVGASNGLYRSTNRLNTWTRIHSSSTRQIAFHPTDPQVIYVYSNTSSNRNFVLRSSNAGASFTKSATIPGNNNNSNGRLSTSPVCADCVWYSSNNGVWRSKNEGADFTFLSNPGQSSGGFAVSDLDTNRMIYGYVDVTATSNGGQNFNQVTWWSTGNPNHNINTNYVHADLRIAQCINGVFYIGTDGYLAKSTDGGTSWTRLNDGTGIRENYRVGVSQSVAGQQICGSQDNGTSILKPGGWIEWNGGDGMEGIIHPLNDNWMVGSWQYGNRQRTKDGGQSRHSAAHGGDNDWIAPMFFDPKEHMTLYGFGEFVYKSTNFGSSWSNLGTTQIGKIKHAAIAENNPNIWVMARYDEMILTTDGGQTLQDISHLLPTNRSISDIAFDPLDDNTLVLVYDNYRDENQRVYISHNLGQTWTNISYNLSAIPATTVVIDHTNDHYIYVGGEIGVYYMGMQDTVWQLFHDGLPNTSVRDLEIQYGSNSLLAATWGRGLWRNTLMGRVNYPKIQQVTPTEKPTETQPVEDLPMEVEAIVAYAGNLSSVYLLWSSDTTRFNQRIELNHVQDSTWKTVSPIPTHVAGTKVYFKLYAVGDAQDTTETYHYMYRYKTCSSRPQVTGSVDKTSICPGDSVTFTASGALNYSWDHGVTNGQPFTPNQTQTYTVTGRNADHCAGTDQVTVTLVQPDMDVQSGFDQGKLKLTVDESAADSYQWLSCDHQMGPIGGANSQSYVVSQSGSYAVEVTKAGCVDTSLCKNVVLGLDESTLVNRLKVYPNPGSGKYTFEFGQQVGQLELILFDLSGKEVARHSAQGTQHLEWNVEHLANGVYTLKIEADGELGQLRLIKE; this is encoded by the coding sequence ATGCACAGAGTAAGTCTTTTGGTACTGGCCTTGATATGGATCAGTCAATCAGCCTATAGCCAACGTTACAAAGAAATGATGAACGACCCTCAGGTCAATTTCTACGATGTGGTCAAGGAGGCGGATGCCTGGTTTGCCACCCACGATAAGGGTAAGGGTTCAGGTTGGAAGGGCTACCAGCGATGGAAAAATTCAGAAGAAGGGCACTATTACCCTTCAGGGGACAGGTCTACGGTATCGCCCTATTTTGTGGAGAATGCCTACCGCTCATTTCTCAACAAATATGAGAACACGGCATCCAGAAATGCCTACGATTACCTCTGGGATGACCTCGGTCCTTACAACGCAAACACGGTTACCTCACACTATTCTCAAGGAATCGGTCGGGTAGAAAGCTTTTATGTGGACCCAGCCAATTCCCAGAAACTCTTTTTGGGTTCCCGAAGCGGTGGATTTTGGCGATCGACCGATGGGGGACAAAACTGGGAAGTGACTACCGACACCTTGGTAGCTTCTGGAGTAAACTCTATTTGTGTTTCTCCCACCCACAAGGATTCGGTTTGGATCAATGTGCGTAATGCGAAAAACAACACAACTCATGGAATCTACCTATCTACTGATGGTGGAATGTCCTGGAAGCAAACTCCGTTCAATCCCCAAAACCTGGGCTTTGGCGGAATGGGTTCCAGTGTTCAGGTCTACTTTGTGGCCTTGAGTCCTCATGATCCACAGCTGATGTTGGTTGGAGCATCCAATGGTCTCTATCGGTCTACCAATAGATTGAATACCTGGACCCGAATTCACAGTTCAAGTACCCGCCAAATTGCATTTCACCCTACAGATCCACAGGTGATCTATGTTTACAGCAACACGAGTAGCAACCGGAACTTTGTGCTTCGTTCTTCGAATGCCGGGGCAAGCTTTACGAAATCCGCTACCATTCCTGGCAACAACAACAATTCCAATGGTAGGCTTTCCACCAGCCCAGTTTGTGCGGACTGTGTTTGGTATTCCTCCAACAATGGCGTTTGGCGCTCCAAGAACGAGGGAGCCGATTTCACCTTTCTTTCCAATCCAGGGCAGAGTAGCGGTGGATTTGCTGTTTCTGATTTAGATACCAATCGTATGATCTATGGTTACGTGGATGTAACAGCCACTTCTAATGGTGGACAAAACTTTAATCAGGTTACTTGGTGGTCTACAGGAAATCCGAATCATAACATCAATACCAATTATGTTCATGCCGATTTAAGGATTGCTCAATGCATCAACGGGGTATTCTACATTGGAACCGACGGTTATTTAGCCAAAAGCACCGATGGAGGAACTTCCTGGACACGCTTAAATGATGGAACCGGTATTCGTGAAAACTATCGGGTAGGAGTGAGCCAATCCGTTGCTGGTCAACAAATTTGTGGATCGCAAGACAATGGAACAAGCATCTTAAAGCCCGGAGGATGGATCGAATGGAATGGGGGAGATGGAATGGAAGGAATCATTCATCCCCTCAACGACAACTGGATGGTGGGAAGTTGGCAATATGGCAACCGTCAGCGAACCAAAGATGGCGGACAATCCCGTCATTCCGCAGCTCACGGTGGAGACAATGACTGGATTGCTCCAATGTTTTTTGATCCGAAAGAGCACATGACTCTGTATGGTTTTGGAGAGTTCGTTTACAAAAGCACCAATTTTGGAAGTTCCTGGAGTAATTTGGGAACTACCCAGATCGGAAAAATTAAGCATGCGGCCATAGCTGAAAACAATCCCAACATCTGGGTAATGGCGCGCTACGATGAAATGATATTGACCACGGATGGTGGACAAACCCTTCAAGATATTTCTCACCTTCTACCCACCAATCGATCCATCTCTGATATCGCCTTCGATCCTTTAGACGACAACACCTTGGTGCTGGTTTATGACAACTACCGCGATGAAAATCAACGGGTTTACATTTCCCACAACCTGGGACAAACCTGGACCAATATCAGTTACAACCTTTCTGCTATTCCGGCAACTACAGTGGTAATCGATCATACTAACGATCATTACATCTATGTAGGTGGTGAAATTGGTGTTTATTACATGGGTATGCAAGACACCGTTTGGCAATTGTTTCACGACGGGTTACCAAATACCTCCGTTCGCGATCTGGAGATTCAATATGGTTCCAATTCCTTGTTAGCCGCAACCTGGGGACGTGGCCTATGGAGAAACACATTGATGGGAAGGGTCAATTACCCAAAAATTCAACAGGTAACTCCCACAGAAAAGCCCACCGAGACTCAACCAGTGGAGGATCTTCCTATGGAGGTAGAAGCCATTGTTGCTTATGCGGGAAATCTTTCGTCCGTTTATTTACTATGGTCCTCGGATACCACACGATTTAATCAGCGTATTGAGCTTAATCACGTTCAAGACAGTACCTGGAAAACCGTTTCTCCCATTCCAACACACGTTGCCGGAACCAAGGTTTACTTTAAGCTGTATGCGGTGGGAGATGCACAGGATACCACTGAGACCTACCACTACATGTATCGATACAAAACCTGTTCAAGTCGTCCTCAGGTAACGGGTAGTGTAGATAAAACTTCGATCTGCCCAGGCGACTCTGTGACCTTTACAGCTTCAGGAGCCCTTAATTATTCCTGGGACCACGGGGTGACTAATGGACAACCCTTTACTCCGAATCAAACACAGACCTACACGGTTACCGGTCGAAATGCCGATCACTGTGCCGGTACCGATCAGGTAACTGTTACACTTGTTCAGCCCGATATGGATGTTCAGTCCGGATTTGATCAAGGGAAACTAAAGCTGACGGTAGATGAATCGGCGGCTGATTCGTACCAATGGCTGAGTTGTGATCATCAAATGGGACCCATTGGTGGGGCCAATAGTCAGTCTTATGTTGTCAGTCAATCAGGGAGTTATGCCGTTGAAGTGACCAAGGCCGGTTGCGTAGATACCAGTTTATGTAAAAATGTTGTGCTCGGTTTAGACGAAAGCACCTTAGTTAATCGTCTCAAGGTATATCCTAATCCAGGATCAGGTAAATATACCTTTGAATTTGGCCAGCAAGTGGGTCAATTGGAGTTGATATTGTTTGATCTGTCGGGTAAGGAAGTGGCTCGACATTCAGCACAGGGAACGCAGCATCTGGAGTGGAATGTGGAGCATTTAGCTAACGGGGTTTATACCCTGAAAATCGAAGCTGACGGCGAATTGGGTCAGTTACGATTGATAAAAGAATAG
- a CDS encoding MBL fold metallo-hydrolase, protein MKKLRRMVLWTILAVLVIIGVGLALFLNLAPQIGGTASGDRLARMENSPQFDGGIFVNPVETNMDMSAGNVAKMTWEFIRGVDHAEPEDTIRVQPFQADDFANTPEEEVAITWFGHSSAIVRIEGKTLLIDPVFSERASLFSFMGPKRFIYSKHMSVDQLPDVDAVLISHDHYDHLDYETMLKLKEKVNQFYVPLGVGAHLESWGIPSNQIQELDWWQESEWSDSLKLVCTPARHFSGRALTDRFKTLWCSWVIQGKNKRVYFSGDSGYTPQFKEIGDKYGPFDLCMMECGQYDEKWSNIHMMPEETVQAHLDLQGKYLVPIHWGKFNLALHSWKDPVQRMTAKAKEKGVYYLIPEVGHTFTLNTAEGAGSNWWQEVE, encoded by the coding sequence ATGAAAAAGCTTAGAAGAATGGTGCTTTGGACAATATTGGCCGTGTTGGTCATAATTGGGGTTGGCTTGGCCTTGTTTTTAAATCTGGCCCCTCAAATTGGTGGAACGGCGAGTGGAGATCGATTGGCTCGCATGGAAAATTCGCCCCAATTTGATGGAGGTATTTTCGTCAATCCGGTAGAAACCAATATGGACATGAGTGCCGGAAATGTGGCAAAAATGACCTGGGAGTTCATTCGCGGTGTGGATCATGCCGAGCCAGAAGATACCATTCGGGTGCAACCTTTCCAAGCCGATGATTTTGCCAATACCCCGGAAGAAGAGGTGGCGATTACCTGGTTTGGCCATTCTTCAGCCATCGTAAGAATAGAGGGTAAAACACTTTTGATTGATCCGGTGTTTAGCGAACGAGCCTCTCTTTTTTCATTTATGGGGCCCAAGCGTTTTATTTACTCCAAGCACATGTCAGTAGATCAACTTCCAGATGTGGATGCTGTGCTCATTTCACACGATCACTACGATCACTTGGATTACGAAACCATGCTTAAACTCAAGGAAAAGGTCAATCAATTCTACGTTCCTTTAGGGGTAGGAGCCCATTTGGAATCCTGGGGAATTCCAAGCAATCAGATCCAGGAATTGGATTGGTGGCAGGAATCTGAGTGGAGCGATTCGCTAAAACTGGTTTGTACTCCGGCCCGTCATTTCTCGGGTAGAGCGCTTACCGATCGGTTCAAAACTCTTTGGTGTTCTTGGGTAATTCAAGGAAAAAACAAGCGGGTCTATTTCAGTGGAGATTCAGGCTACACACCGCAATTCAAGGAGATTGGAGACAAATATGGCCCATTCGATCTCTGCATGATGGAATGTGGTCAGTACGATGAAAAGTGGTCAAACATTCACATGATGCCAGAAGAAACCGTGCAGGCTCATCTCGATCTGCAAGGCAAGTATTTGGTACCCATCCATTGGGGGAAATTCAACCTGGCTCTGCATAGTTGGAAAGATCCAGTACAACGGATGACGGCCAAGGCCAAGGAAAAGGGCGTTTATTACCTGATTCCTGAAGTAGGCCATACATTCACTTTGAATACCGCTGAAGGGGCGGGTAGCAATTGGTGGCAAGAAGTAGAGTAG